Proteins co-encoded in one Medicago truncatula cultivar Jemalong A17 chromosome 8, MtrunA17r5.0-ANR, whole genome shotgun sequence genomic window:
- the LOC25502286 gene encoding uncharacterized protein translates to MAFNRTSKGKPKSVRSRIVVLAAIVSAIAILFLLSSAVFTSGSQKSQYIKYSHKDRKYLYWGTRIDCPGKHCGSCEGLGHQESSLRCALEEAIYLRRTFVMPSRMCINPIHNKKGILHRSTNATSEDQWAASSCAMNSLYDAELMSETVPVIFDNSKEWYRVLSTSMKLGDRGVAHVAGVSRVELKENNQYSDLLLINRTASPLSWFMECKDRNNRSAIMLPYSFLPSMAAKKLRDAAEKIKAVLGDYDAIHVRRGDKIKTRKDRFGVARTLHPHLDRDTRPEFILCRIVKWVTPGRTLFIASNERTPGFFSPLSARYRLAYSSNYSHMLDPVIENNYQLFMIERLIMMGAKTLIRTFKEDETDLSLTDDPKKNTKKWQIPVYNADETC, encoded by the exons ATGGCATTTAACAGAACCTCAAAGGGGAAACCAAAGTCAGTGAGATCCAGAATTGTAGTGTTGGCCGCAATAGTGAGTGCAATAGCGATTCTGTTTCTACTTTCCTCGGCTGTATTCACATCTggttcccaaaaatcccaatacATTAAGTATTCTCACAAAGACAGAAAGTACCTGTATTGGGGTACACGAATCGATTGCCCTGGAAAACACTGTGGATCCTGTGAGGGTTTAGGTCACCAAGAATCTAGCCTTAGGTGCGCCCTCGAAGAAGCCATCTATCTCCGCAG AACTTTTGTTATGCCGTCCAGGATGTGTATTAATCCTATACATAATAAGAAAGGGATCCTTCATCGTTCAACTAATGCTACTTCCGAGGATCA GTGGGCAGCAAGTTCTTGTGCCATGAACTCTTTATATGACGCAGAACTTATGTCGGAGactgtccctgtaatttttgaCAATTCAAAAGAGTGGTATAGGGTTCTATCGACCAGCATGAAGCTTGGAGACAGAGGAGTTGCTCACGTGGCAGGAGTTAGTCGTGTCGAGCTTAAAGAAAACAATCAGTACTCTGATTTGTTGCTCATAAACAGAACTGCTAGCCCTCTTTCTtg GTTTATGGAATGCAAGGATCGAAACAACCGTAGTGCTATAATGTTACCATATTCGTTCCTGCCCTCAATGGCCGCAAAAAAGCTAAGAGATGCTGCAGAAAAG ATCAAAGCTGTACTTGGTGATTATGATGCCATCCATGTTCGCCGTGgggataaaataaaaaccaggAAGGACAGGTTTGGTGTGGCAAGGACCCTGCATCCACATCTTGATAGGGATACCCGCCCTGAGTTTATTCTTTGTCGAATAGTAAAGTGGGTTACACCTGGAAGAACCTTGTTTATTGCTTCAAATGAAAGGACTCCAGGATTTTTTTCACCGCTTTCTGCCAG GTACAGATTGGCATATTCGTCGAACTATAGCCATATGTTGGATCCAGTGATTGAGAATAACTACCAATTATTCATGATCGAGAGGCTTATAATGATGGGTGCTAAAACGCTTATTAGAACGTTCAAGGAAGACGAGACAGATCTTAGCCTTACGGATGACCCAAAAAAGAACACTAAAAAGTGGCAGATACCTGTTTACAATGCGGACGAAACTTGCTGA
- the LOC25502287 gene encoding pterocarpan synthase 1 yields MAAKKLRDGAEKIHSRPWLDLSLYIQQPQNITTTNTHAIPREDAGTFVFHRVLTEGPENTSKVVGKAQGFIIPVEQFQQSEFNVLYLTFDTPDHSGSLSVQAIKVAHKEREEFRVVGGTGSFAFAHGVAVFTQTDEQTSDEAITYHVKLQLEFPNHSTKLL; encoded by the exons ATGGCCGCAAAAAAGCTAAGAGATGGTGCAGAAAAG ATCCATTCAAGACCATGGCTTGATCTATCTCTTTACATTCAACAACCTCAAAACATAACAACCACAAATACACATGCTATACCAAGAGAAGATGCTGGTACATTCGTCTTTCACCGCGTACTTACGGAGGGACCAGAGAACACATCAAAGGTTGTAGGAAAAGCACAAGGATTCATAATCCCTGTGGAACAGTTTCAGCAATCAGAATTCAATGTTTTGTATCTCACTTTTGATACACCAGATCATTCAGGTAGCTTGAGTGTGCAAGCAATCAAAGTTGCTCATAAGGAAAGAGAAGAATTCAGAGTGGTAGGAGGAACAGGTTCGTTTGCATTTGCTCATGGTGTTGCAGTTTTTACTCAAACAGATGAACAGACAAGTGATGAAGCTATAACTTATCATGTAAAACTTCAGCTTGAATTCCCAAATCATTCAACAAAGTTACTATGA